In Methylovirgula sp., a single genomic region encodes these proteins:
- a CDS encoding mannose-1-phosphate guanylyltransferase/mannose-6-phosphate isomerase yields the protein MCGGSGTRVWPESRESLPKQFISLFGARSTFQLALENIDDPLFEPPIVISNQDYRFLVSEQVKETGRAARVVLEPIRRDSAPAVAVGTELAVEIAPETIVAIFAADHVIKDRAAFIASCRSAAEAASAGYIVTLGIKPAGPATGYGYIKTGKPVMDDGSVLQVEAFVEKPDAETAARYCAEGYLWNAGNFIFRADVMQAELRQHAPLVLDAAAEALGKARKDLEFLLLDKEAFSRAPKISIDYAVMEHTDKAAVVPADIGWSDVGTWAAVDELSPHDSDGNSVRGHGIVMHAKNVHIRSDDHLTTVVGVDNVIVVTTQDAVLVLDRAHGDKVKQLVDRLKAENRREALEHKRSYRPWGYYQSIDNGPRYQVKRIVVKPGAQLSLQKHFHRAEHWIVVRGTAEVTRNSETLQVHENESIFLPIGAVHRLANPGKIDLELIEVQTGSYLGEDDIVRLEDVYNRV from the coding sequence ATGTGCGGCGGCTCCGGCACCCGGGTTTGGCCGGAATCACGCGAAAGCCTGCCAAAGCAATTCATTTCGCTGTTTGGCGCGCGTTCGACCTTTCAACTGGCCCTGGAGAACATCGACGATCCGTTGTTCGAGCCGCCAATTGTGATTTCGAATCAGGATTACCGCTTCCTCGTGTCTGAGCAGGTGAAGGAAACCGGCCGCGCCGCGCGCGTGGTGCTGGAGCCGATCCGGCGGGATTCGGCGCCGGCCGTCGCGGTCGGGACAGAACTCGCGGTCGAAATCGCGCCGGAAACGATCGTTGCGATCTTTGCCGCGGATCACGTCATCAAGGACCGCGCCGCGTTCATCGCGTCTTGCCGCTCCGCAGCCGAGGCAGCGTCAGCAGGTTATATCGTGACGCTCGGCATCAAGCCCGCGGGGCCCGCGACCGGCTATGGCTACATCAAGACCGGCAAGCCCGTCATGGATGATGGCTCGGTTCTGCAGGTCGAGGCTTTCGTTGAAAAGCCCGATGCCGAGACCGCCGCCCGGTATTGCGCCGAAGGTTATCTTTGGAATGCTGGCAATTTCATCTTTCGCGCCGACGTCATGCAGGCAGAATTACGCCAGCACGCGCCGCTCGTCCTTGATGCGGCGGCGGAAGCTCTGGGCAAAGCGCGCAAGGATCTCGAATTCCTGCTTCTCGACAAGGAGGCGTTCTCGCGCGCACCGAAAATCTCGATCGATTATGCAGTGATGGAACATACCGACAAGGCCGCCGTCGTGCCGGCGGATATCGGCTGGTCCGATGTCGGCACCTGGGCGGCGGTCGATGAATTATCGCCGCATGACAGCGACGGCAATTCGGTGCGTGGCCATGGCATCGTGATGCACGCCAAGAACGTGCATATCCGTTCCGACGATCATCTCACGACGGTGGTCGGCGTCGATAATGTCATCGTTGTTACGACGCAGGACGCCGTGCTGGTGCTCGACCGCGCGCATGGCGACAAGGTCAAGCAACTCGTCGATAGGCTCAAAGCCGAGAATCGGCGCGAAGCTTTGGAGCATAAACGCTCCTATCGGCCGTGGGGCTATTATCAATCGATCGACAATGGCCCGCGTTATCAGGTCAAGCGCATCGTGGTGAAGCCCGGCGCGCAATTGTCATTGCAGAAACATTTTCACCGCGCCGAACATTGGATCGTCGTGCGCGGCACGGCCGAGGTCACGCGTAACAGCGAGACCCTCCAGGTTCATGAAAACGAGTCGATCTTCCTGCCGATCGGCGCCGTTCACCGGCTCGCCAATCCGGGCAAGATCGATCTCGAATTGATCGAAGTGCAGACCGGCTCATATCTTGGCGAAGACGATATCGTGCGGCTTGAGGACGTCTATAATCGCGTGTGA
- a CDS encoding L,D-transpeptidase produces the protein MSKQPASLRFSSAFLGVCLLASPAIAQTYNNPQTQQVASAAPTGRYGGGFFEFVMSGGRAATYNQPAPAYYASATPAEPQRTMDPMFMRQEVAYAGSERSGTIVIDTAHRFLFLVEKDGKALRYGVGVGREGFAWSGTERISRKAEWPDWTPPVEMLKRRPDLPMHMAGGIGNPLGARALYLGGSLYRIHGTNEPYSIGTSVSSGCIRMMNDDVIDLYGRVGIGTKVIVM, from the coding sequence ATGTCGAAGCAGCCTGCGTCCTTGCGGTTTTCGTCCGCCTTTCTTGGCGTCTGTTTGCTGGCTTCGCCAGCGATCGCCCAAACTTACAACAACCCTCAGACACAACAGGTCGCAAGCGCCGCGCCGACCGGACGCTATGGCGGCGGTTTCTTCGAATTTGTCATGTCCGGCGGCCGCGCCGCTACCTACAATCAACCGGCTCCCGCCTATTACGCCAGTGCAACACCGGCCGAGCCTCAGCGCACAATGGACCCGATGTTCATGCGGCAGGAGGTGGCCTATGCCGGCTCCGAACGCTCCGGAACGATCGTGATCGACACGGCGCATAGGTTTCTCTTTCTCGTCGAGAAGGATGGCAAGGCTCTGCGCTATGGAGTCGGCGTCGGCCGTGAGGGTTTCGCGTGGTCGGGCACTGAGCGCATTTCGCGCAAGGCCGAATGGCCGGATTGGACGCCGCCGGTGGAAATGCTGAAGCGGCGCCCGGACCTGCCGATGCACATGGCGGGCGGGATCGGCAATCCGCTCGGCGCGCGCGCCCTATATCTTGGCGGCTCGCTCTATCGAATTCACGGAACCAACGAGCCTTACTCGATTGGCACGAGTGTTTCGTCCGGCTGCATCCGGATGATGAACGACGATGTGATCGACCTTTATGGCCGCGTCGGCATCGGCACCAAAGTCATTGTGATGTGA
- a CDS encoding CHAD domain-containing protein yields MANRFERSLAFSLEPGDCEKLIAQLGIAGARWTAETKVLSLYLDTPESAIGKFGFAYGIRRRGDATLNDTQQALDRFMRGLPGEKGWTTFRHAMSAAAPPDARKLQSLLRAASTKQQLEVAFQSETKRSFWSLPVAGGHAGVVLEQGALAGVGSKRLARLTVTYAAAFAAPLFAFLAAAAKVVPLWMTGESLALEAYRQLGRLDVPLPGAITPRLTFDMSAATAFQTIAHATIDHFLLAQARVRFLGDKEGVHQGRVALRRFSAAWRLFLPLVAGEDADVLKEDLQRLKSPLRAARDLDVLLSNLTKYSAENPSLPVLPVRKLLEARREKAYAALVAALKAPDTEALLLRLLAWVDAGEWTREAVRTKDRDELIGAFVQRKFSKLIQKFARRSDELEEASSKERHRTRIHAKNLRYDVEFLDNLVRIAGRKGLRKNQRAFVGALKRIQSFLGDENDVLMAHSYFVGLGRDEDTLAADEAAQAAGAAIAAHVRASGKRKFHKIVAKARRDLFEVKPFWFDLARH; encoded by the coding sequence ATGGCCAATAGATTCGAAAGAAGTTTGGCCTTTTCTCTCGAACCCGGCGATTGCGAAAAGTTGATTGCGCAGCTGGGCATCGCGGGCGCGCGATGGACCGCGGAGACGAAGGTGCTGTCGCTCTATCTCGACACGCCGGAGAGCGCGATCGGCAAGTTCGGCTTTGCCTATGGCATCCGCCGCCGGGGCGATGCGACGTTGAACGACACGCAACAGGCGCTTGATCGCTTTATGCGTGGGTTGCCCGGGGAAAAGGGATGGACGACATTCCGGCATGCGATGTCTGCCGCGGCGCCACCCGATGCGCGAAAATTGCAAAGCCTCCTGCGTGCTGCGAGCACGAAGCAGCAGCTTGAAGTCGCATTCCAGAGCGAGACCAAACGCAGCTTTTGGTCTCTCCCGGTTGCTGGTGGTCACGCCGGCGTGGTGTTGGAACAGGGCGCTCTTGCTGGCGTGGGCAGCAAACGGCTCGCGCGTCTGACTGTGACCTATGCCGCCGCTTTTGCGGCACCCCTATTCGCCTTCCTCGCTGCGGCGGCTAAGGTCGTCCCGCTGTGGATGACTGGCGAATCCCTTGCGCTCGAAGCATATCGGCAGCTTGGCCGGCTTGACGTTCCGCTGCCCGGCGCAATCACCCCGCGGCTGACATTCGATATGTCCGCAGCGACGGCATTTCAGACCATCGCGCATGCGACAATCGATCACTTTCTTCTAGCGCAGGCGCGCGTGCGTTTTTTGGGCGACAAAGAAGGTGTGCATCAGGGCCGCGTCGCCCTGCGCCGATTTTCTGCGGCATGGCGTCTATTTTTGCCGCTCGTTGCGGGCGAAGATGCGGATGTCTTGAAAGAAGACTTGCAGCGCCTCAAAAGTCCGCTACGCGCCGCCCGTGACCTCGACGTGCTTTTAAGCAATCTTACCAAATATTCGGCCGAAAACCCTTCACTGCCGGTGCTTCCCGTCCGCAAGCTTCTCGAAGCGCGACGGGAAAAAGCCTATGCGGCGCTTGTTGCGGCACTCAAAGCACCAGACACTGAAGCGTTGCTGCTGCGTCTCCTTGCTTGGGTGGATGCCGGCGAATGGACGCGCGAGGCGGTGCGCACAAAAGACCGCGACGAGTTGATTGGCGCCTTCGTTCAGCGCAAGTTCAGTAAGCTTATCCAAAAATTCGCGCGGCGCTCCGACGAGCTGGAGGAAGCGAGTTCCAAAGAGCGCCATCGCACGCGGATACATGCAAAAAATCTACGCTATGACGTGGAATTTCTCGACAATCTCGTGCGGATCGCGGGTCGGAAGGGACTTCGCAAAAACCAGCGTGCTTTTGTTGGTGCGCTCAAACGCATACAGAGTTTCCTTGGCGACGAAAACGATGTGTTGATGGCGCATTCCTATTTTGTAGGTCTTGGTCGGGACGAAGATACATTGGCGGCGGATGAAGCCGCTCAGGCCGCAGGCGCCGCCATTGCCGCCCATGTGCGCGCGAGCGGCAAACGGAAATTTCATAAAATCGTCGCAAAAGCGCGGCGGGACCTTTTTGAGGTAAAGCCATTTTGGTTTGATCTGGCAAGGCATTAG